A window from Citrus sinensis cultivar Valencia sweet orange chromosome 5, DVS_A1.0, whole genome shotgun sequence encodes these proteins:
- the LOC102621270 gene encoding protein translocase subunit SECA2, chloroplastic isoform X3, protein MATVPTLLCANPSFFFSIKPSASRRTTLLCTKPPLSVLHFTSSPCFHQRRRFTRSTVVNASVKENLSRVRKTLVDFTSLNYWVVRDYYRLVEAVNAIEPQIKSLSDEQLTAKTAEFKQRLRQGETLADIQAEAFAVVREAARRKLGMRHFDVQIIGGAVLHDGSIAEMKTGEGKTLVSTLAAYLNALTGEGVHVVTVNDYLAQRDAEWMGRVHRFLGLSVGLIQRGMTPEERRSNYRCDITYTNNSELGFDYLRDNLAANSEQLVMRWPKPFHFAIVDEVDSVLIDEGRNPLLISGEASKDVARYPVAAKVAELLVQGLHYTVELKNNSVELTEEGIALAEMALETNDLWDENDPWARFVMNALKAKEFYRRDVQYIVRNGKALIINELTGRVEEKRRWSEGIHQAVEAKEGLKIQADSVVVAQITYQSLFKLYPKLSGMTGTAKTEEKEFLKMFEMPVIEVPTNLPNIRVDLPIQSFATARGKWEYARQEVESMFRLGRPVLVGTTSVENSEYLSDLLKQQGIPHNVLNARPKYAAREAETVAQAGRKYAITISTNMAGRGTDIILGGNPKMLAKKIIEDRLLPLLTREALNVEVDDKTSSPKVLSEIKLGSSSLALLAKAALLAKYVGKAEGKSWTYQEAKSFFSESVEMSQSMNLKELQKLIDKQSAMYPLGPTVALTYLSVLKDCEVHCSNEGSEVKRLGGLHVIGTSLHESRRIDNQLRGRAGRQGDPGSTRFMVSLQDEMFQKFSFDTSWAVDLISRITNDEDMPIEGDAIVRQLLGLQISAEKYYFGIRKSLVEFDEVLEVQRKHVYDLRQSILTGANESCSQQIFQYMQAVVDEIIFGNVDPLKILEFG, encoded by the exons ATGGCCACGGTACCAACTCTTCTCTGCGCAAACCCTTCATTCTTTTTCTCCATAAAACCATCAGCTTCTCGACGTACAACACTCCTCTGCACTAAACCACCCCTCTCCGTTCTCCACTTCACTTCATCTCCGTGTTTCCATCAGCGGCGCCGTTTTACTCGCAGCACTGTGGTTAATGCATCTGTTAAG GAGAATTTGAGTCGTGTTAGGAAGACTTTGGTTGATTTTACGAGCCTGAATTACTGGGTTGTGAGGGACTATTATCGTCTCGTTGAAGCTGTTAATGCGATTGAGCCACAGATTAAGAGTCTCTCGGATGAGCAG TTGACTGCAAAAACTGCTGAGTTTAAGCAAAGGTTGAGACAAGGGGAGACGCTAGCAGATATTCAGGCTG AAGCTTTTGCTGTTGTTCGAGAAGCTGCTAGAAGGAAGCTTGGTATGCGCCATTTTGACGTGCAG ATTATTGGGGGTGCTGTGCTTCATGATGGGTCCATTGCCGAGATGAAAACGGGTGAGGGAAAAACATTGGTTTCTACGTTAGCTGCATATCTTAATGCGTTGACTGGTGAGGGTGTCCATG TGGTGACTGTTAATGATTACCTGGCTCAACGAGATGCTGAGTGGATGGGGCGTGTTCATCGCTTCTTAGGTCTTTCAGTTGGTCTTATTCAG AGAGGGATGACTCCTGAAGAGAGAAGATCCAATTACAGATGTGATATAACATACACCAACAATTCT GAACTTGGTTTTGATTACTTGCGGGATAATCTTGCTGCAAATAGTGAACAACTTGTGATGAGATG GCCGAAGCCATTTCATTTTGCGATAGTTGATGAAGTTGACTCTGTTCTCATTGATGAGGGGAGAAATCCATTGTTAATAAGTGGTGAG GCTAGTAAAGATGTTGCACGATATCCAGTAGCTGCAAAAGTTGCTGAGCTGCTGGTGCAGGGTCTT CATTACACTGTGGAACTTAAGAATAATTCAGTCGAATTGACTGAGGAAGGAATAGCTCTTGCTGAGATGGCTCTTGAAACTAATGATCTATGGGATGAAAATGATCCTTGGGCAAG ATTTGTGATGAATGCTCTGAAAGCTAAAGAGTTTTATCGACGGGATGTCCAGTACATTGTTAGGAATGGGAAGGCTCTTATAATTAATGAG CTGACTGGCAGAGTTGAAGAGAAACGGAGGTGGTCAGAAGGAATTCACCAAGCTGTAGAGGCTAAAGAGGGCTTAAAGATTCAG GCCGATTCAGTTGTTGTGGCTCAAATCACATACCAGTCACTGTTTAAGCTCTACCCAAAGCTCTCAGGGATGACTGGGACTGCAAAAACTGAA GAAAAGGAATTCTTGAAAATGTTCGAGATGCCGGTTATTGAAGTGCCCACAAATTTGCCAAATATTCGTGTCGATTTACCCATACAATCTTTTGCT ACTGCTAGGGGGAAATGGGAATATGCTCGTCAAGAAGTTGAATCCATGTTCAGACTTGGCCGCCCTGTTTTAGTTGGCACCACTAG TGTTGAGAATTCTGAATACTTGTCAGATCTGCTGAAGCAACAGGGAATTCCTCACAATGTACTGAATGCAAGGCCCAAG TATGCTGCAAGGGAAGCTGAAACTGTTGCACAGGCAGGGCGAAAATATGCTATTACCATTTCTACAAATATGGCCGGCAGGGGAACTGATATAATTTTGGGAGGAAATCCAAAA ATGCttgcaaagaaaattatagagGACAGATTGCTTCCGCTTCTGACACGAGAGGCCCTTAATGTTGAAGTTGATGACAAAACTAGCTCGCCGAAG GTACTGTCCGAGATAAAGCTTGGATCATCATCATTAGCTTTGCTAGCTAAGGCAGCCCTATTGG CTAAATATGTTGGCAAAGCTGAGGGTAAGAGCTGGACATATCAAGAggcaaaatcatttttctctgAATCTGTGGAAATGAGTCAGTCGATGAATCTGAAAGAGTTACAGAAGCTCATTGACAAACAATCTGCGATGTACCCTCTTGGCCCTACTGTAGCTCTGACTTATCTCTCAGTTTTAAAGGACTGTGAAGTTCACTGTTCCAATGAAGGGTCTGAAGTGAAAAGACTTGGGGGGCTTCATGTGATTGGGACATCTTTGCATGAGTCTCGGAGAATAGATAACCAG CTTCGTGGCAGAGCAGGACGGCAAGGGGATCCTGGATCAACACGGTTTATGGTGAG CTTGCAAGACGAGATGTTTCAAAAGTTTAGTTTTGACACTTCATGGGCTGTAGATCTTATATCACGAATTACCAATGATGAGGATATGCCAATTGAAGGTGATGCGATTGTAAGACAG CTTTTAGGCTTGCAAATTAGTGCAGAGAAGTACTACTTTGGCATAAGGAAGAGCTTGGTTGAGTTTGATGAAGTATTAGAG GTTCAAAGGAAGCATGTGTATGACCTTAGGCAATCAATCCTAACGGGTGCTAATGAAAGTTGTTCTCAGCAGATATTCCA GTACATGCAAGCAGTGGTAGATGAAATCATCTTTGGAAATGTTGATCCACTAAAG ATACTGGAGTTTGGATAA
- the LOC102621270 gene encoding protein translocase subunit SECA2, chloroplastic isoform X1, translating to MATVPTLLCANPSFFFSIKPSASRRTTLLCTKPPLSVLHFTSSPCFHQRRRFTRSTVVNASVKENLSRVRKTLVDFTSLNYWVVRDYYRLVEAVNAIEPQIKSLSDEQLTAKTAEFKQRLRQGETLADIQAEAFAVVREAARRKLGMRHFDVQIIGGAVLHDGSIAEMKTGEGKTLVSTLAAYLNALTGEGVHVVTVNDYLAQRDAEWMGRVHRFLGLSVGLIQRGMTPEERRSNYRCDITYTNNSELGFDYLRDNLAANSEQLVMRWPKPFHFAIVDEVDSVLIDEGRNPLLISGEASKDVARYPVAAKVAELLVQGLHYTVELKNNSVELTEEGIALAEMALETNDLWDENDPWARFVMNALKAKEFYRRDVQYIVRNGKALIINELTGRVEEKRRWSEGIHQAVEAKEGLKIQADSVVVAQITYQSLFKLYPKLSGMTGTAKTEEKEFLKMFEMPVIEVPTNLPNIRVDLPIQSFATARGKWEYARQEVESMFRLGRPVLVGTTSVENSEYLSDLLKQQGIPHNVLNARPKYAAREAETVAQAGRKYAITISTNMAGRGTDIILGGNPKMLAKKIIEDRLLPLLTREALNVEVDDKTSSPKVLSEIKLGSSSLALLAKAALLAKYVGKAEGKSWTYQEAKSFFSESVEMSQSMNLKELQKLIDKQSAMYPLGPTVALTYLSVLKDCEVHCSNEGSEVKRLGGLHVIGTSLHESRRIDNQLRGRAGRQGDPGSTRFMVSLQDEMFQKFSFDTSWAVDLISRITNDEDMPIEGDAIVRQLLGLQISAEKYYFGIRKSLVEFDEVLEVQRKHVYDLRQSILTGANESCSQQIFQYMQAVVDEIIFGNVDPLKHPRYWSLDKLLKEFIAIAGKILDDLFAGISGDTLLKSIEELPELNSIDINNFYFPDLPKPPNLFRGIRRKSSSLKRWLAICSDDLTKNGRYRATTNLLRKYLGDILIASYLNVVQESRYDDVYMKEVERAVLVKTLDCFWRDHLINMNRLSSAVNVRSFGHRNPLEEYKIDGCRFFISMLSATRRLTVESLVQYWSSPMESQELFLS from the exons ATGGCCACGGTACCAACTCTTCTCTGCGCAAACCCTTCATTCTTTTTCTCCATAAAACCATCAGCTTCTCGACGTACAACACTCCTCTGCACTAAACCACCCCTCTCCGTTCTCCACTTCACTTCATCTCCGTGTTTCCATCAGCGGCGCCGTTTTACTCGCAGCACTGTGGTTAATGCATCTGTTAAG GAGAATTTGAGTCGTGTTAGGAAGACTTTGGTTGATTTTACGAGCCTGAATTACTGGGTTGTGAGGGACTATTATCGTCTCGTTGAAGCTGTTAATGCGATTGAGCCACAGATTAAGAGTCTCTCGGATGAGCAG TTGACTGCAAAAACTGCTGAGTTTAAGCAAAGGTTGAGACAAGGGGAGACGCTAGCAGATATTCAGGCTG AAGCTTTTGCTGTTGTTCGAGAAGCTGCTAGAAGGAAGCTTGGTATGCGCCATTTTGACGTGCAG ATTATTGGGGGTGCTGTGCTTCATGATGGGTCCATTGCCGAGATGAAAACGGGTGAGGGAAAAACATTGGTTTCTACGTTAGCTGCATATCTTAATGCGTTGACTGGTGAGGGTGTCCATG TGGTGACTGTTAATGATTACCTGGCTCAACGAGATGCTGAGTGGATGGGGCGTGTTCATCGCTTCTTAGGTCTTTCAGTTGGTCTTATTCAG AGAGGGATGACTCCTGAAGAGAGAAGATCCAATTACAGATGTGATATAACATACACCAACAATTCT GAACTTGGTTTTGATTACTTGCGGGATAATCTTGCTGCAAATAGTGAACAACTTGTGATGAGATG GCCGAAGCCATTTCATTTTGCGATAGTTGATGAAGTTGACTCTGTTCTCATTGATGAGGGGAGAAATCCATTGTTAATAAGTGGTGAG GCTAGTAAAGATGTTGCACGATATCCAGTAGCTGCAAAAGTTGCTGAGCTGCTGGTGCAGGGTCTT CATTACACTGTGGAACTTAAGAATAATTCAGTCGAATTGACTGAGGAAGGAATAGCTCTTGCTGAGATGGCTCTTGAAACTAATGATCTATGGGATGAAAATGATCCTTGGGCAAG ATTTGTGATGAATGCTCTGAAAGCTAAAGAGTTTTATCGACGGGATGTCCAGTACATTGTTAGGAATGGGAAGGCTCTTATAATTAATGAG CTGACTGGCAGAGTTGAAGAGAAACGGAGGTGGTCAGAAGGAATTCACCAAGCTGTAGAGGCTAAAGAGGGCTTAAAGATTCAG GCCGATTCAGTTGTTGTGGCTCAAATCACATACCAGTCACTGTTTAAGCTCTACCCAAAGCTCTCAGGGATGACTGGGACTGCAAAAACTGAA GAAAAGGAATTCTTGAAAATGTTCGAGATGCCGGTTATTGAAGTGCCCACAAATTTGCCAAATATTCGTGTCGATTTACCCATACAATCTTTTGCT ACTGCTAGGGGGAAATGGGAATATGCTCGTCAAGAAGTTGAATCCATGTTCAGACTTGGCCGCCCTGTTTTAGTTGGCACCACTAG TGTTGAGAATTCTGAATACTTGTCAGATCTGCTGAAGCAACAGGGAATTCCTCACAATGTACTGAATGCAAGGCCCAAG TATGCTGCAAGGGAAGCTGAAACTGTTGCACAGGCAGGGCGAAAATATGCTATTACCATTTCTACAAATATGGCCGGCAGGGGAACTGATATAATTTTGGGAGGAAATCCAAAA ATGCttgcaaagaaaattatagagGACAGATTGCTTCCGCTTCTGACACGAGAGGCCCTTAATGTTGAAGTTGATGACAAAACTAGCTCGCCGAAG GTACTGTCCGAGATAAAGCTTGGATCATCATCATTAGCTTTGCTAGCTAAGGCAGCCCTATTGG CTAAATATGTTGGCAAAGCTGAGGGTAAGAGCTGGACATATCAAGAggcaaaatcatttttctctgAATCTGTGGAAATGAGTCAGTCGATGAATCTGAAAGAGTTACAGAAGCTCATTGACAAACAATCTGCGATGTACCCTCTTGGCCCTACTGTAGCTCTGACTTATCTCTCAGTTTTAAAGGACTGTGAAGTTCACTGTTCCAATGAAGGGTCTGAAGTGAAAAGACTTGGGGGGCTTCATGTGATTGGGACATCTTTGCATGAGTCTCGGAGAATAGATAACCAG CTTCGTGGCAGAGCAGGACGGCAAGGGGATCCTGGATCAACACGGTTTATGGTGAG CTTGCAAGACGAGATGTTTCAAAAGTTTAGTTTTGACACTTCATGGGCTGTAGATCTTATATCACGAATTACCAATGATGAGGATATGCCAATTGAAGGTGATGCGATTGTAAGACAG CTTTTAGGCTTGCAAATTAGTGCAGAGAAGTACTACTTTGGCATAAGGAAGAGCTTGGTTGAGTTTGATGAAGTATTAGAG GTTCAAAGGAAGCATGTGTATGACCTTAGGCAATCAATCCTAACGGGTGCTAATGAAAGTTGTTCTCAGCAGATATTCCA GTACATGCAAGCAGTGGTAGATGAAATCATCTTTGGAAATGTTGATCCACTAAAG CATCCCAGATACTGGAGTTTGGATAAGTTATTGAAGGAGTTTATTGCAATTGCAGGGAAGATATTGGACG ACTTATTTGCAGGGATATCTGGGGATACTTTGCTCAAATCCATTGAGGAGCTGCCTGAATTGAATTCCATAGACATTAACAACTTTTACTTCCCAGACTTGCCAAAGCCTCCAAATTTGTTTAGAGGAATCCGCAGGAAGAGTTCTTCGTTAAAACGCTGGCTTGCTATTTGCTCTGATGATTTGACCAA GAATGGAAGGTATCGGGCAACCACTAATCTCCTCCGCAAGTACCTTGGAGACATTCTTATTGcctcatatttgaatgttgTACAAGAATCTCGATATGATGATGTGTACATGAAAGAGGTTGAG AGGGCAGTTCTTGTCAAGACTCTAGATTGTTTCTGGCGAGATCATCTCATAAACATGAATCGACTTAGTTCAGCG GTAAATGTAAGAAGCTTTGGTCACAGGAATCCTCTTGAAGAATATAAGATTGATGGGTGTCGATTTTTCATCTCGATGCTCAGTGCAACCAGGAGGCTAACCGTAGAATCACTTGTCCAGTATTGGTCATCACCGATGGAGTCCCAAGAACTGTTTCTATCATAA
- the LOC102621270 gene encoding protein translocase subunit SECA2, chloroplastic isoform X2 — protein MATVPTLLCANPSFFFSIKPSASRRTTLLCTKPPLSVLHFTSSPCFHQRRRFTRSTVVNASVKENLSRVRKTLVDFTSLNYWVVRDYYRLVEAVNAIEPQIKSLSDEQLTAKTAEFKQRLRQGETLADIQAEAFAVVREAARRKLGMRHFDVQIIGGAVLHDGSIAEMKTGEGKTLVSTLAAYLNALTGEGVHVVTVNDYLAQRDAEWMGRVHRFLGLSVGLIQRGMTPEERRSNYRCDITYTNNSELGFDYLRDNLAANSEQLVMRWPKPFHFAIVDEVDSVLIDEGRNPLLISGEASKDVARYPVAAKVAELLVQGLHYTVELKNNSVELTEEGIALAEMALETNDLWDENDPWARFVMNALKAKEFYRRDVQYIVRNGKALIINELTGRVEEKRRWSEGIHQAVEAKEGLKIQADSVVVAQITYQSLFKLYPKLSGMTGTAKTEEKEFLKMFEMPVIEVPTNLPNIRVDLPIQSFATARGKWEYARQEVESMFRLGRPVLVGTTSVENSEYLSDLLKQQGIPHNVLNARPKYAAREAETVAQAGRKYAITISTNMAGRGTDIILGGNPKMLAKKIIEDRLLPLLTREALNVEVDDKTSSPKVLSEIKLGSSSLALLAKAALLAKYVGKAEGKSWTYQEAKSFFSESVEMSQSMNLKELQKLIDKQSAMYPLGPTVALTYLSVLKDCEVHCSNEGSEVKRLGGLHVIGTSLHESRRIDNQLRGRAGRQGDPGSTRFMVSLQDEMFQKFSFDTSWAVDLISRITNDEDMPIEGDAIVRQLLGLQISAEKYYFGIRKSLVEFDEVLEVQRKHVYDLRQSILTGANESCSQQIFQYMQAVVDEIIFGNVDPLKHPRYWSLDKLLKEFIAIAGKILDDLFAGISGDTLLKSIEELPELNSIDINNFYFPDLPKPPNLFRGIRRKSSSLKRWLAICSDDLTKNGRYRATTNLLRKYLGDILIASYLNVVQESRYDDVYMKERAVLVKTLDCFWRDHLINMNRLSSAVNVRSFGHRNPLEEYKIDGCRFFISMLSATRRLTVESLVQYWSSPMESQELFLS, from the exons ATGGCCACGGTACCAACTCTTCTCTGCGCAAACCCTTCATTCTTTTTCTCCATAAAACCATCAGCTTCTCGACGTACAACACTCCTCTGCACTAAACCACCCCTCTCCGTTCTCCACTTCACTTCATCTCCGTGTTTCCATCAGCGGCGCCGTTTTACTCGCAGCACTGTGGTTAATGCATCTGTTAAG GAGAATTTGAGTCGTGTTAGGAAGACTTTGGTTGATTTTACGAGCCTGAATTACTGGGTTGTGAGGGACTATTATCGTCTCGTTGAAGCTGTTAATGCGATTGAGCCACAGATTAAGAGTCTCTCGGATGAGCAG TTGACTGCAAAAACTGCTGAGTTTAAGCAAAGGTTGAGACAAGGGGAGACGCTAGCAGATATTCAGGCTG AAGCTTTTGCTGTTGTTCGAGAAGCTGCTAGAAGGAAGCTTGGTATGCGCCATTTTGACGTGCAG ATTATTGGGGGTGCTGTGCTTCATGATGGGTCCATTGCCGAGATGAAAACGGGTGAGGGAAAAACATTGGTTTCTACGTTAGCTGCATATCTTAATGCGTTGACTGGTGAGGGTGTCCATG TGGTGACTGTTAATGATTACCTGGCTCAACGAGATGCTGAGTGGATGGGGCGTGTTCATCGCTTCTTAGGTCTTTCAGTTGGTCTTATTCAG AGAGGGATGACTCCTGAAGAGAGAAGATCCAATTACAGATGTGATATAACATACACCAACAATTCT GAACTTGGTTTTGATTACTTGCGGGATAATCTTGCTGCAAATAGTGAACAACTTGTGATGAGATG GCCGAAGCCATTTCATTTTGCGATAGTTGATGAAGTTGACTCTGTTCTCATTGATGAGGGGAGAAATCCATTGTTAATAAGTGGTGAG GCTAGTAAAGATGTTGCACGATATCCAGTAGCTGCAAAAGTTGCTGAGCTGCTGGTGCAGGGTCTT CATTACACTGTGGAACTTAAGAATAATTCAGTCGAATTGACTGAGGAAGGAATAGCTCTTGCTGAGATGGCTCTTGAAACTAATGATCTATGGGATGAAAATGATCCTTGGGCAAG ATTTGTGATGAATGCTCTGAAAGCTAAAGAGTTTTATCGACGGGATGTCCAGTACATTGTTAGGAATGGGAAGGCTCTTATAATTAATGAG CTGACTGGCAGAGTTGAAGAGAAACGGAGGTGGTCAGAAGGAATTCACCAAGCTGTAGAGGCTAAAGAGGGCTTAAAGATTCAG GCCGATTCAGTTGTTGTGGCTCAAATCACATACCAGTCACTGTTTAAGCTCTACCCAAAGCTCTCAGGGATGACTGGGACTGCAAAAACTGAA GAAAAGGAATTCTTGAAAATGTTCGAGATGCCGGTTATTGAAGTGCCCACAAATTTGCCAAATATTCGTGTCGATTTACCCATACAATCTTTTGCT ACTGCTAGGGGGAAATGGGAATATGCTCGTCAAGAAGTTGAATCCATGTTCAGACTTGGCCGCCCTGTTTTAGTTGGCACCACTAG TGTTGAGAATTCTGAATACTTGTCAGATCTGCTGAAGCAACAGGGAATTCCTCACAATGTACTGAATGCAAGGCCCAAG TATGCTGCAAGGGAAGCTGAAACTGTTGCACAGGCAGGGCGAAAATATGCTATTACCATTTCTACAAATATGGCCGGCAGGGGAACTGATATAATTTTGGGAGGAAATCCAAAA ATGCttgcaaagaaaattatagagGACAGATTGCTTCCGCTTCTGACACGAGAGGCCCTTAATGTTGAAGTTGATGACAAAACTAGCTCGCCGAAG GTACTGTCCGAGATAAAGCTTGGATCATCATCATTAGCTTTGCTAGCTAAGGCAGCCCTATTGG CTAAATATGTTGGCAAAGCTGAGGGTAAGAGCTGGACATATCAAGAggcaaaatcatttttctctgAATCTGTGGAAATGAGTCAGTCGATGAATCTGAAAGAGTTACAGAAGCTCATTGACAAACAATCTGCGATGTACCCTCTTGGCCCTACTGTAGCTCTGACTTATCTCTCAGTTTTAAAGGACTGTGAAGTTCACTGTTCCAATGAAGGGTCTGAAGTGAAAAGACTTGGGGGGCTTCATGTGATTGGGACATCTTTGCATGAGTCTCGGAGAATAGATAACCAG CTTCGTGGCAGAGCAGGACGGCAAGGGGATCCTGGATCAACACGGTTTATGGTGAG CTTGCAAGACGAGATGTTTCAAAAGTTTAGTTTTGACACTTCATGGGCTGTAGATCTTATATCACGAATTACCAATGATGAGGATATGCCAATTGAAGGTGATGCGATTGTAAGACAG CTTTTAGGCTTGCAAATTAGTGCAGAGAAGTACTACTTTGGCATAAGGAAGAGCTTGGTTGAGTTTGATGAAGTATTAGAG GTTCAAAGGAAGCATGTGTATGACCTTAGGCAATCAATCCTAACGGGTGCTAATGAAAGTTGTTCTCAGCAGATATTCCA GTACATGCAAGCAGTGGTAGATGAAATCATCTTTGGAAATGTTGATCCACTAAAG CATCCCAGATACTGGAGTTTGGATAAGTTATTGAAGGAGTTTATTGCAATTGCAGGGAAGATATTGGACG ACTTATTTGCAGGGATATCTGGGGATACTTTGCTCAAATCCATTGAGGAGCTGCCTGAATTGAATTCCATAGACATTAACAACTTTTACTTCCCAGACTTGCCAAAGCCTCCAAATTTGTTTAGAGGAATCCGCAGGAAGAGTTCTTCGTTAAAACGCTGGCTTGCTATTTGCTCTGATGATTTGACCAA GAATGGAAGGTATCGGGCAACCACTAATCTCCTCCGCAAGTACCTTGGAGACATTCTTATTGcctcatatttgaatgttgTACAAGAATCTCGATATGATGATGTGTACATGAAAGAG AGGGCAGTTCTTGTCAAGACTCTAGATTGTTTCTGGCGAGATCATCTCATAAACATGAATCGACTTAGTTCAGCG GTAAATGTAAGAAGCTTTGGTCACAGGAATCCTCTTGAAGAATATAAGATTGATGGGTGTCGATTTTTCATCTCGATGCTCAGTGCAACCAGGAGGCTAACCGTAGAATCACTTGTCCAGTATTGGTCATCACCGATGGAGTCCCAAGAACTGTTTCTATCATAA
- the LOC102620992 gene encoding amino-acid permease BAT1 homolog: MSLSSNSTQPCVSALQILKMGRVGIPPDAVKIDSGEKRLNELGYKQELKREMSLFKTLAITFSIVALFVGTPLYGQSLRYAGPATLIWGWVVVTFFTFFVGVALAEICSSFPTTGSLYFWAAHLAGPKWGPLASWCCAWLETVGSISGIGTQAYSGAQALQMIILLATGTHKNGGYFVPRGVFVAAYMSLAIIWAILNSFSLQVIAFLDIISFWWQVIGGGVVIVMLPLVARTTQPASYVFTHFETSPGSTGVSSIPYAVILSVLLSNFCLGGYDAAAHLTEETKGADRTGPVAILASIALISVFGWAYILSLTFSIQNFEYLYDENNETRGKLVPAQIFYDAFHGRFHNSAGAIVFLCIVWGSYFFCGLSVTAAAARVVYALSRDNGIPFSPIWRKLHPKYKVPRNAVWLCTAISMILGLPILKLDIIFTALISISAIGWIGAYAIPIYARLVMAEKNFKPGPFYLGKARRPICLIAFLWVLYTCSVFLLPTLYPITWNTFNYAPVALGLVFTLIMLWWYLDGRKWFKGPVRNIDTQNGIC; this comes from the exons ATGAGCCTTTCTAGCAATTCGACACAACCTTGCGTTAGTGCTCtgcaaattttgaaaatggggaGAGTTGGAATACCCCCCGATGCTGTGAAAATAGATTCCGGGGAAAAACGACTCAATGAGCTTGGATACAAGCAAGAACTTAAACGAGAAATG AGTTTATTCAAGACACTTGCAATAACATTTTCAATCGTGGCACTTTTCGTGGGAACGCCACTCTACGGGCAAAGCTTGCGTTATGCAGGACCCGCAACCTTGATATGGGGATGGGTTGTAGTCACATTCTTCACCTTCTTTGTCGGAGTTGCCTTGGCTGAGATTTGCTCCTCTTTCCCA ACCACAGGATCACTCTACTTTTGGGCGGCACATTTGGCTGGACCTAAATGGGGGCCATTGGCATCCTGGTGCTGCGCTTGGCTTGAGACCGTTGGCAGCATTTCTGGAATTGGCAcacag GCATATTCAGGAGCACAGGCACTGCAAATGATCATTCTGCTGGCCACTGGAACACACAAAAATGGAGGATATTTTGTTCCAAGGGGCGTGTTTGTGGCAGCGTACATGAGCCTAGCTATTATATGGGCAATACTCAACAGCTTCTCATTACAAGTCATTGCATTTCTGGATATAATTTCCTTTTGGTGGCAG GTGATTGGCGGTGGGGTGGTGATAGTAATGCTTCCTCTGGTAGCAAGGACTACGCAACCAGCTTCATACGTGTTCACCCACTTCGAAACATCTCCTGGATCGACAGGCGTAAGCAGCATACCGTATGCAGTAATCCTGTCGGTACTTCTCAGCAACTTTTGCCTTGGCGGCTATGACGCTGCAGCTCATCTAACTGAAGAAACTAAAGGTGCTGATAGAACTGGCCCCGTTGCCATTCTTGCCTCCATTGCCCTCATATCAGTTTTTGGATGGGCTTATATCTTGTCTCTCACTTTCAGCATCCAG AATTTCGAGTATCTATACGATGAGAACAATGAAACACGTGGTAAACTCGTGCCAGCACAGATATTCTATGATGCATTCCATGGAAGGTTTCATAATTCTGCCGGAGCTATAGTTTTCCTTTGTATCGTCTGGGgatcttatttcttttgtggACTTTCAGTTACTGCAGCTGCTGCTAGAGTA GTTTATGCATTATCAAGAGATAATGGGATCCCATTTTCACCAATCTGGCGAAAGCTTCACCCGAAATACAAGGTTCCGAGAAATGCAGTGTGGCTCTGTACAGCCATAAGCATGATTCTAGGACTGCCCATCTTGAAACTTGATATCATATTCACTGCACTCATATCAATCAGCGCAATAGGATGGATTGGTGCCTACGCTATTCCAATATATGCAAGGCTGGTGATGGCGGAGAAAAACTTCAAACCAGGGCCGTTCTATTTGGGCAAAGCAAGAAGGCCAATATGCCTCATAGCATTCTTGTGGGTATTGTATACTTGTTCAGTATTCCTGTTGCCTACTCTGTATCCCATCACTTGGAATACTTTCAACTATGCACCAGTTGCCCTTGGTTTGGTTTTCACACTGATAATGCTTTGGTGGTACTTGGATGGAAGGAAATGGTTCAAGGGACCAGTAAGGAATATTGATACGCAAAATGGCATTTGTTGA